CTGATCCTCCAACATGCCTTCCGGCAGCCCACCGTGTTGAGTAGCGACGACCGGCAGACCCGACGCCTGCGCCTCCTGCAATACCAGTCCTTGTCCTTCCTGATCACCTTCGACGCTCACACTGGCGAGAACGAAGATATGGGCCGCAGTCATCAGGCGTCGCACTTCGTCACTGTTGAGCGCGCCGTGAAAAGTGACTTGCGCGGCAAGATGCGACTCCTCGACAAGCCGCTCCAGTTTCTTCCTCAGGGGCCCGTCTCCGACGATATCGTAGTGAACAAGCCTGCGTTGCCCGCAGAGTCTGGCCATGGCGCGGATCACAAATTCATGTCCTTTGATCGCGGTCAGCCGGGCCACGGTGAGAATGCGCACGGGTTCGTCGGGCTTCGGTGTCCGCTCGTGGAACGGAAATGTGTTCATATCGAGGCCGACGGGGAGTTTGTGGAGCTTTGCGGTCGGGCACCCCAGTTTTTCGACACGCTGCCGCGTATAGTCGCTGTTGACTGTAATCCCATCCGCCGTCGCAAACAGACGCCGGTAAACATCTGCGCCTTCATTTCGCGGCGCCGTTGAAAAATCGTAGCCATGAAAACTCACGACCAGAGGAGCATGCCAGAGTTCGCGAGCGAACCGAAAGCTGTTTCCGACCGGGCCGAAGTGAGCGTGGAGCACGTCGTACTTTCCGGACACGCGGGAAAGCGCGGCCAGCCGGTGCAGTGCCGAGAGACTGTTTGCCTGGTAGCGATATTCGGCCGGCCGCAGCGTTTGGAACGTCAAGCCCGGCGATCTGACGAGGCACCTGAAAAACTTCGGAATGGCGCGCGCCACTCGAATCGAATTGTGGACCGAGCTCGCCGAGCCGGGCGGCCACGTGCGCCCGGTAACCGGCCAAACCGGCATCTCCCACGGCGCGGTTTCCGCCGGCATGTCGATGAACGTGGTTCGCTCCAGCAGCCCGTGCGCAAGCACTTCAGGTGGGGCAGGCATGCCGGGGTCGCCGCGGCAATCCGCATAGATATCCACGTCATGGCCGACATTGAGAAGCTCCAAAATCTGCCGCACCACGAACGTTTCGGAAACGACCGGGAAGCTTCCTACAAACATCGCAATGCGGAGAGGCTTCCTCATTTCGTGCGCGGCAATGAGACTGACTGAAAGACCTCGGCGAAGCGGCACTTGGCCGCCAGTTCACCGCGAAACTGGTTCAATCCAGTCACCGCGCGCACGTAATCGAATTCGAGCAGCTGTGACCGGTGTGCTCGCAGTGCGCGGAGTTTTCGCGGCATGACGGCAGTGATGTCTTCAACGTGATTCCATTCTGCAAGAGGTGTCCAGACTTCATAAGCGCGCAACGCGGGTGTGGCGATGCCGCTTTTCCGTAGCGCGGCACGCGCAATCGGCAGGCAGGCTTTGTGATCCGGATGCCATTCGGCGGCATGAGGCAGATAAATCAAGTCCGGTGTCGTTCGTTTGAGAATCGTCGTGAGCTTTTTCGCGGCCCGGCCGACGTTGTCGCCGACAAACCAGTCGGGCAGGCGCAGGAAGAATTGGTTCGTTACACCGAGAGTCTTCGCTGCTTTTTCCGCCTCGCGTTCACGGATAAGCCGGGCTCTGGTCGCGGGCAAATGTTTAAGACCGA
This window of the Candidatus Angelobacter sp. genome carries:
- a CDS encoding glycosyltransferase, translated to MRKPLRIAMFVGSFPVVSETFVVRQILELLNVGHDVDIYADCRGDPGMPAPPEVLAHGLLERTTFIDMPAETAPWEMPVWPVTGRTWPPGSASSVHNSIRVARAIPKFFRCLVRSPGLTFQTLRPAEYRYQANSLSALHRLAALSRVSGKYDVLHAHFGPVGNSFRFARELWHAPLVVSFHGYDFSTAPRNEGADVYRRLFATADGITVNSDYTRQRVEKLGCPTAKLHKLPVGLDMNTFPFHERTPKPDEPVRILTVARLTAIKGHEFVIRAMARLCGQRRLVHYDIVGDGPLRKKLERLVEESHLAAQVTFHGALNSDEVRRLMTAAHIFVLASVSVEGDQEGQGLVLQEAQASGLPVVATQHGGLPEGMLEDQSGFLVPERDVDALTERLEHLLGHPETWPAMGRAGRRFVESRYDIRKLNVLLETIYSGMIGAFGSHRAFF
- a CDS encoding PIG-L deacetylase family protein; translation: MNVLVIAPHPDDESIGCGGALCLHARRQDRISVVYLSSGELGLKHLPATRARLIREREAEKAAKTLGVTNQFFLRLPDWFVGDNVGRAAKKLTTILKRTTPDLIYLPHAAEWHPDHKACLPIARAALRKSGIATPALRAYEVWTPLAEWNHVEDITAVMPRKLRALRAHRSQLLEFDYVRAVTGLNQFRGELAAKCRFAEVFQSVSLPRTK